A stretch of Gemmatimonas aurantiaca T-27 DNA encodes these proteins:
- a CDS encoding proline dehydrogenase family protein, whose translation MLRTGLLYLSRQQRIFNLIKNVGFARKMASRFVAGETIATALDAVTQLNAKGITASLDLLGESVHNEAEARETGRQYLELLDRIAERKLDANVSVKLTALGQDISDELGVEVVREVLARAKQYDSFVRLDMESSAYTDRTLDTFEQRLFPDFPDTVGVVLQSALRRTLDDVERANALPCRVRICKGAYLEPPDVAFPDKADVDRNYVAAMHRLMEHGRYPGIATHDEKIIAEAKRFAKEKGIAPDRFEFQMLYGVRRDLQEQVVREGYRMRVYVPFGSQWYPYLMRRLAERPANIAFMAGNIVKESFRR comes from the coding sequence ATGCTTCGCACGGGACTGCTGTACCTCTCGCGCCAACAGCGCATTTTCAACCTGATCAAGAACGTCGGCTTCGCGCGCAAGATGGCATCGCGCTTCGTGGCCGGCGAGACCATCGCCACCGCGCTCGACGCCGTGACGCAGCTCAATGCCAAGGGGATCACTGCATCACTCGATCTCCTTGGCGAGAGCGTGCACAATGAGGCCGAGGCCCGGGAAACGGGTCGGCAGTATCTCGAACTGCTCGATCGCATCGCTGAACGAAAGCTGGACGCGAATGTCTCCGTGAAGCTGACGGCCCTCGGTCAGGACATCTCGGACGAGCTGGGGGTCGAGGTCGTGCGCGAAGTGCTGGCCCGTGCGAAGCAGTACGACAGCTTCGTGCGCCTCGATATGGAGTCGAGCGCCTACACCGACCGCACGCTCGACACCTTCGAGCAGCGGCTGTTTCCGGACTTTCCGGATACCGTGGGCGTGGTGCTGCAGAGTGCGCTGCGGCGTACACTCGATGATGTGGAGCGAGCCAACGCCCTGCCGTGTCGCGTGCGTATCTGCAAAGGGGCGTACCTCGAGCCGCCCGACGTGGCGTTCCCCGACAAGGCTGACGTCGATCGCAACTACGTGGCCGCGATGCACCGTCTGATGGAACACGGCCGCTACCCAGGCATTGCCACACACGACGAAAAGATCATCGCCGAGGCAAAGCGGTTCGCGAAGGAGAAAGGCATCGCGCCAGATCGTTTCGAGTTCCAGATGCTCTATGGTGTGCGCCGCGACCTGCAGGAACAGGTGGTGCGCGAAGGTTACCGTATGCGGGTGTACGTACCGTTTGGCAGTCAGTGGTATCCGTATCTCATGCGACGGCTCGCAGAACGTCCTGCGAACATCGCGTTCATGGCAGGGAACATTGTGAAAGAGAGTTTCCGTCGCTGA